One genomic region from Paramicrobacterium agarici encodes:
- a CDS encoding ABC transporter permease encodes MSTVSHSAETSVSESLEVAKVRSWKAPIAFAVVTIAALILFVLLAREGDTTFKLSNDSDAIVLPPLVMNAAVTGVVVTILLALITAVSVWRTINYQTTWLWLISLFAALFLIGFFAWAAAGGTVPLPGFLLGTVALSAPLIFGALGGVISERSGVVNIAIEGQLLAGAFSSAVVASVTQNPYLGLIAAMIAGMLVSFILAAFSIKYFVDQIIVGVVVNVLVLGLTSFLYSQVLTENTPLLNSPPRFERISIPFLSEIPLIGPVFFRQTIIIYVMYIAIALVYWGMFHTKWGLRVRAVGEHPQAADTVGIRVNTTRFWNVSLAGAIAGFGGAYFTLGSVGGFTKDMTAGMGFIALAAVIFGQWNPIKATLAALLFGFATNLQNLLGALGSPVESEFLLMLPYIVTILAVAGFVGQSRPPAASGSPYIKS; translated from the coding sequence GTGAGCACTGTGTCCCACTCCGCAGAGACCTCGGTCTCCGAAAGTCTCGAAGTCGCGAAGGTGCGCAGCTGGAAGGCGCCGATCGCGTTCGCCGTCGTCACCATCGCAGCGCTCATCTTGTTCGTTCTGCTCGCTCGAGAGGGCGACACGACGTTCAAGCTGTCCAACGACTCCGACGCGATCGTGCTGCCCCCGCTCGTCATGAACGCGGCGGTGACGGGCGTCGTCGTGACGATTCTGCTCGCGCTCATCACCGCGGTGTCGGTCTGGCGCACGATCAACTACCAGACGACGTGGCTCTGGCTCATCTCGCTTTTCGCCGCGCTGTTCCTCATCGGGTTCTTCGCGTGGGCAGCAGCCGGTGGCACGGTTCCGCTTCCCGGCTTCCTCCTCGGGACCGTCGCGCTGTCGGCGCCGCTGATCTTCGGCGCCCTCGGCGGCGTCATCTCTGAGCGCTCCGGTGTCGTCAACATCGCGATCGAGGGGCAGCTGCTCGCGGGCGCCTTCAGCTCGGCGGTTGTCGCGTCGGTCACGCAGAACCCGTACCTCGGGCTCATCGCCGCGATGATCGCGGGCATGCTCGTGAGCTTCATTCTTGCGGCGTTCTCGATCAAGTACTTCGTCGACCAGATCATCGTCGGCGTCGTCGTCAACGTGCTCGTGCTCGGCCTCACCTCGTTCCTCTACTCGCAGGTGCTCACCGAGAACACTCCGCTGCTCAACAGCCCGCCGCGCTTCGAGCGCATCAGCATCCCGTTCCTCAGCGAGATCCCGCTGATCGGGCCGGTGTTCTTCCGCCAGACGATCATCATCTACGTCATGTACATCGCGATCGCGCTTGTGTACTGGGGCATGTTCCACACCAAATGGGGACTCCGCGTCCGCGCTGTCGGCGAGCACCCGCAGGCGGCAGACACCGTCGGCATCCGGGTGAACACGACCCGATTCTGGAACGTCTCTCTCGCTGGCGCGATCGCCGGCTTCGGCGGCGCGTACTTCACGCTCGGCTCGGTCGGCGGGTTCACCAAAGACATGACCGCCGGCATGGGCTTCATCGCCCTTGCCGCCGTGATCTTCGGTCAGTGGAACCCCATCAAGGCGACGCTCGCGGCGCTGCTGTTCGGCTTTGCGACGAACCTGCAGAACCTGCTCGGTGCCCTGGGCTCGCCGGTCGAGAGCGAGTTTCTGCTGATGCTGCCCTACATCGTGACGATCCTCGCCGTCGCCGGCTTCGTCGGACAGTCGAGGCCACCCGCCGCAAGCGGCAGTCCGTACATAAAGTCCTAG
- a CDS encoding BMP family lipoprotein, protein MTITTRKAVMSGLAGLGVVALLAGCGQAPESTGDGGSGGEAIDYLPCIVSDSGGFDDKSFNQSSYEGLVKAADELGIEEKHVESASEADFAPNITSLVDQGCDMIITVGFLLADATKEAAEKYPDVNFVILDDNSIDMENVKPVVYNTAEAAFLAGYAAADTSKTGTVGTFGGMQIPTVTIFMDGFADGVAYYNEQKDADVKVVGWDVEAQQGQFTGGFDANETAKQTATSVLNQGADVLLPVGGPIFLSGIEAIKDTGDDIAMIGVDADVYLTADSDNELFLTSIMKQMTQGVYDIVTTAAKGDFSAEPYVGTLENEGVGIAPFHDWEDEVSDTLQGELDEIKAGIIDGSIEVKSPSSPK, encoded by the coding sequence TTGACAATCACAACCCGAAAGGCCGTCATGAGCGGTCTTGCTGGCCTGGGCGTCGTCGCCCTGCTCGCCGGCTGTGGTCAAGCTCCCGAGTCCACCGGAGACGGCGGATCGGGCGGCGAGGCCATCGATTACCTGCCCTGCATCGTCTCCGACTCGGGCGGGTTCGACGACAAGTCGTTCAACCAGTCCAGCTATGAGGGCCTTGTCAAGGCCGCTGACGAGCTGGGCATTGAAGAGAAGCACGTCGAGTCGGCATCTGAAGCCGACTTCGCGCCGAACATCACCAGCCTTGTCGATCAGGGCTGCGACATGATCATCACGGTCGGCTTCCTGCTCGCAGACGCGACGAAGGAAGCCGCCGAGAAGTACCCCGACGTCAACTTCGTGATCCTCGACGACAACTCGATCGACATGGAGAACGTCAAGCCGGTTGTCTACAACACGGCTGAGGCTGCCTTCCTGGCCGGCTACGCGGCTGCGGACACCTCGAAGACCGGCACGGTCGGCACCTTCGGCGGAATGCAGATTCCGACGGTGACCATCTTCATGGACGGCTTTGCTGATGGCGTTGCGTACTACAACGAGCAGAAGGACGCCGACGTCAAGGTCGTCGGCTGGGACGTCGAGGCTCAGCAAGGCCAGTTCACCGGCGGATTCGACGCGAACGAGACGGCGAAGCAGACGGCGACGTCGGTGCTCAACCAGGGCGCAGACGTCCTGCTTCCGGTCGGCGGACCGATCTTCCTCTCGGGCATCGAGGCGATCAAGGACACCGGTGACGACATCGCCATGATCGGTGTCGACGCTGACGTCTACCTCACGGCAGACTCCGACAACGAGCTGTTCCTCACGTCGATCATGAAGCAGATGACGCAGGGCGTCTACGACATCGTCACGACGGCTGCGAAGGGTGACTTCAGTGCAGAGCCCTACGTCGGAACGCTCGAGAACGAGGGCGTCGGCATCGCTCCGTTCCACGACTGGGAAGACGAGGTGAGCGACACCCTTCAGGGCGAGCTCGACGAGATCAAGGCCGGCATCATCGACGGCTCGATCGAGGTCAAGTCACCGTCGTCGCCGAAGTAG
- a CDS encoding PucR family transcriptional regulator — translation MGVTVADLVSDPSFELRCLAGHELLGRQIRWVHVSEIGDPSPWLSGNELLLTTGLVERTDEEVFAFFDALAATRVAAVGYGTGFVHDDVPPVWICAALRYGIPVLEIPLSTPYIAIAEFVSRKIAVEELSQVNRMLDVQQRLAQNEQTEALVRDSLSKLARVLDATVVVQYDDGSLDVIDGVVSLDASDRDTVVHEMQVHRGSARHSTTTAIGDLYIHAAKADGATLGVAKRSRYSPVEQNIIGSVATALRLSAESAVSDALRLREALFQLVIVDEMPPEPHVIDVLLSDIENCAIVHASSDGAASQVLADALQSTMGKAGLPCLVCATSSAVIAVVPDAAIDSLRSSVTALMSDNENARLWSVGVSSGKHRHDVMELLREAAVAHRIAARGVKPAILEYSDVVTVDSAQMWMREAADEPLLREWRKRLERASGREATHVSALRAFLRCNGAREKAARSLGIHRQTLNARLVEVEKVLGVSLDEPRDRVLLWLAFEALEERRA, via the coding sequence ATGGGCGTAACCGTCGCGGATCTCGTCAGCGATCCGTCATTTGAACTGCGCTGCCTCGCCGGACACGAGTTGCTGGGTCGACAGATTCGCTGGGTACACGTGTCAGAAATCGGCGACCCGAGCCCGTGGCTATCGGGTAACGAGCTTCTGCTGACGACCGGGCTTGTCGAACGCACGGACGAGGAGGTGTTTGCCTTCTTCGATGCGCTGGCGGCGACACGGGTCGCGGCGGTCGGCTACGGCACGGGATTCGTTCACGACGACGTTCCACCGGTATGGATTTGTGCGGCGCTCAGGTACGGCATTCCGGTGCTGGAGATTCCACTGTCGACGCCATACATTGCAATCGCCGAATTCGTCTCCCGCAAGATTGCCGTTGAAGAGCTGAGTCAGGTCAACCGCATGCTAGATGTTCAACAACGACTCGCTCAGAATGAGCAGACGGAGGCACTCGTTCGTGACAGCCTCTCGAAGCTCGCGCGGGTGCTCGATGCAACGGTCGTCGTGCAGTACGACGACGGTTCACTCGACGTCATCGACGGTGTCGTATCCCTCGACGCCAGCGATCGCGACACCGTTGTCCACGAGATGCAGGTGCACCGCGGCTCAGCGCGCCACAGCACGACGACGGCGATTGGTGATCTCTACATTCACGCGGCGAAGGCTGACGGAGCGACTCTCGGGGTCGCGAAGCGAAGTCGCTATTCGCCTGTTGAGCAGAACATCATCGGCTCGGTCGCGACGGCACTCAGGCTGTCTGCAGAGTCTGCCGTTTCGGATGCGCTGCGACTGCGCGAAGCTTTGTTTCAGCTCGTGATCGTCGACGAGATGCCTCCAGAGCCACACGTGATAGATGTCCTCCTATCGGACATCGAGAATTGCGCCATCGTGCACGCGAGCAGCGATGGCGCAGCGTCGCAGGTACTCGCCGACGCGCTGCAGAGCACGATGGGAAAGGCGGGCTTGCCATGCCTCGTCTGTGCGACTTCGTCGGCAGTCATTGCGGTCGTACCCGATGCGGCGATCGACTCGTTACGTTCGTCGGTGACAGCATTGATGAGTGACAACGAGAACGCTCGATTGTGGAGCGTCGGGGTGAGTAGCGGCAAGCATCGCCACGACGTGATGGAGCTCCTGCGCGAAGCTGCGGTCGCACATCGAATCGCGGCGCGAGGCGTGAAGCCCGCGATTCTTGAGTACTCGGACGTCGTGACCGTCGATTCTGCGCAGATGTGGATGAGAGAAGCGGCAGATGAGCCTCTGCTTCGTGAATGGCGGAAGCGGCTCGAGAGAGCGAGTGGGCGGGAGGCGACACACGTCAGCGCCCTGCGAGCGTTCCTCCGATGCAACGGGGCACGGGAAAAGGCGGCGCGTTCGCTGGGCATCCACAGGCAGACGTTGAACGCCCGTCTCGTTGAGGTAGAGAAGGTTCTCGGAGTTTCGCTCGATGAGCCGCGAGATCGGGTTCTGCTGTGGCTTGCGTTTGAGGCGTTGGAGGAGCGACGCGCATGA
- a CDS encoding ABC transporter ATP-binding protein: MKLELRGITKRFGSLTANDHIDLVVEPGEIHCLLGENGAGKSTLMNVLYGLYQADEGEILLDDEVQHFSGPGDAMRAGIGMVHQHFMLIPVFTVAENVMLGHEATKFGGALDLAAARKKVLEISDRFGFNVDPDALVEDLPVGVQQRVEIIKALSRDAKVLVFDEPTAVLTPQETDELIDTMRQLKAGGTSIVFITHKLREVREVADRITVVRLGKVVGEAEPTASNSELATLMVGRAVELTVQKDEPKLGDVAFSVKDLNVIDPLGLKVVNDVSFDVHAGEILAIAGVQGNGQTELTEAIMGLQPRMTGTVSLNGTDLSGLPVRKVLDAGVGYVPEDRSEDGIVKNFTISENLMLDRANGAPFVKAGSLQLAYRDRFARDTKEEFDIRAPSVETNAGNLSGGNQQKVVLARELSRELKLFIAAQPTRGIDVGSIEFVHKRMVETRDAGIPVVVVSTELDEVAALADRIAVMYRGSIVGIVPGDTSRDVLGLMMAGEKPTGAAA; the protein is encoded by the coding sequence ATGAAGCTCGAACTTCGCGGCATCACCAAGCGATTCGGTTCGCTGACGGCCAATGATCACATCGACCTCGTTGTCGAACCGGGCGAGATTCACTGCCTGCTCGGCGAGAACGGGGCAGGCAAGTCCACCCTCATGAACGTGCTCTACGGCCTTTACCAGGCCGACGAGGGCGAGATTCTCCTCGACGACGAGGTGCAGCATTTCTCCGGCCCGGGAGACGCGATGCGGGCCGGCATCGGCATGGTGCACCAGCACTTCATGCTCATTCCCGTCTTCACCGTGGCCGAGAACGTGATGCTCGGACATGAAGCAACAAAGTTCGGCGGCGCTCTCGATCTCGCCGCCGCCCGCAAAAAAGTTCTCGAGATCTCAGACCGCTTCGGCTTCAACGTCGACCCCGATGCGCTCGTCGAAGACCTCCCCGTCGGCGTGCAGCAGCGCGTCGAGATCATCAAGGCGCTCTCGCGTGACGCCAAGGTGCTCGTGTTCGACGAGCCGACGGCGGTTCTCACGCCTCAGGAGACCGACGAACTCATCGACACGATGCGCCAGCTCAAGGCCGGCGGCACGTCGATCGTCTTCATTACGCACAAGCTCCGCGAGGTGCGCGAGGTTGCGGACCGCATCACCGTCGTTCGCCTGGGAAAGGTCGTGGGCGAGGCGGAACCGACGGCAAGCAACAGCGAGCTCGCGACACTCATGGTCGGTCGCGCGGTCGAACTGACCGTTCAGAAAGACGAGCCGAAGCTCGGCGACGTCGCGTTCTCGGTGAAGGACCTCAACGTCATCGATCCGCTCGGCCTCAAGGTCGTCAACGACGTGAGCTTCGACGTGCACGCCGGTGAGATCCTCGCGATCGCGGGTGTTCAGGGCAACGGGCAGACCGAACTCACCGAGGCGATCATGGGCCTGCAGCCGCGTATGACCGGCACCGTCAGCCTCAACGGCACAGACCTCTCCGGGCTCCCGGTTCGCAAGGTTCTCGACGCTGGCGTGGGGTACGTGCCCGAGGACCGTTCCGAAGACGGCATCGTCAAGAACTTCACGATCTCAGAGAACCTCATGCTCGATCGTGCAAACGGAGCGCCGTTCGTGAAAGCGGGGAGCCTGCAGCTTGCCTACCGCGATCGCTTCGCCCGCGATACCAAAGAGGAATTCGACATTCGAGCGCCCTCCGTCGAGACGAACGCGGGCAATCTCTCCGGCGGAAACCAGCAGAAGGTCGTGCTCGCGCGCGAGCTCAGCCGCGAGCTGAAGCTGTTCATCGCAGCCCAGCCCACGCGCGGAATCGACGTGGGGTCCATCGAGTTCGTGCACAAGCGCATGGTCGAGACCCGCGATGCCGGTATTCCGGTCGTCGTCGTGTCGACGGAACTCGACGAAGTCGCGGCACTTGCCGACCGAATCGCGGTCATGTATCGCGGCTCGATCGTGGGCATCGTGCCCGGAGACACCTCACGAGACGTGCTCGGCCTCATGATGGCGGGCGAGAAGCCGACGGGAGCTGCAGCATGA
- a CDS encoding MFS transporter codes for MTRNPGHTAFNGPLETGSITVVKRRQLRRTVLGTFVGNVMEWYDVGVFGYLIVTLGPVFLPEADPATQVVFMLGTFASTYILRPLGGLFFGWLGDKIGRKRVLFITLTLVAGATFAIGLLPTYAVIGVVGSILLVLLKMVQGFSAGGEFTGAVAFISESSPDKKRGFYAAFLDAGSYLGFALGAGIVTALQVIFGQQAMLDGLWRAPFLIAGPVGLIAIYLRLRVEESPQFTALLKQSSARATTGGLRVNPLRAFAENWRAMLMVIVLVAAANSAGYAFTSYMPTYLSTVLEHDAVQSNLISLPLLLLMACSMPFVGMLSDRVGRKPVLFAASIWVIVLSVPAFALLGSGSLGGTVSGLALIGVPVALYMGTLASTYPALFPTNSRTTNLGVSYNISIAIFGGTAPLVIDALIRATGNEFAAAFYLIGMSVVGLVAVIILRESARQPLKGSEPNVETEREAHILNAERSGRG; via the coding sequence GTGACACGCAACCCTGGCCACACAGCATTCAACGGTCCCTTAGAGACGGGTTCCATCACCGTCGTAAAACGCCGACAGCTCAGGCGAACCGTGCTCGGCACGTTCGTCGGCAACGTCATGGAGTGGTACGACGTCGGTGTCTTCGGCTACCTCATTGTCACGCTCGGCCCGGTCTTTCTCCCCGAAGCAGACCCAGCTACGCAAGTGGTCTTCATGCTCGGCACCTTCGCGAGCACCTACATCCTCCGCCCGCTGGGCGGCTTGTTCTTCGGCTGGCTGGGAGACAAGATCGGGCGAAAGCGCGTCTTGTTCATCACACTGACCCTCGTCGCCGGCGCGACGTTCGCCATAGGGCTGCTTCCCACGTACGCCGTCATCGGCGTTGTCGGCTCGATCCTGCTCGTCTTGCTGAAGATGGTGCAAGGCTTTTCTGCGGGTGGCGAATTCACTGGCGCCGTCGCATTCATCAGCGAGTCGTCTCCTGATAAGAAGCGGGGCTTCTACGCTGCGTTCCTCGACGCTGGAAGCTACCTGGGGTTCGCCCTCGGCGCGGGTATCGTCACGGCTCTTCAAGTGATCTTCGGCCAGCAGGCCATGCTCGACGGACTGTGGCGAGCACCGTTCCTGATCGCCGGTCCCGTTGGCCTCATCGCGATCTACCTGCGCCTCCGCGTCGAGGAGTCGCCACAGTTCACGGCCCTGCTCAAACAGAGCAGCGCACGAGCGACAACAGGAGGGCTCCGCGTGAACCCGCTTCGCGCATTTGCCGAGAACTGGCGCGCGATGCTCATGGTGATCGTGCTTGTTGCAGCCGCGAACTCTGCCGGATATGCGTTCACGTCGTACATGCCGACGTACCTCTCAACCGTTCTTGAGCACGATGCCGTGCAGAGCAACCTCATCTCGCTACCACTGCTTCTGCTCATGGCGTGTTCCATGCCGTTCGTCGGAATGCTCTCAGACCGTGTGGGCCGCAAGCCGGTGCTCTTTGCAGCATCCATCTGGGTCATCGTGCTGAGCGTCCCGGCGTTCGCCCTTCTCGGCAGCGGCTCACTTGGGGGAACGGTGTCTGGTCTCGCGCTCATCGGCGTACCCGTGGCGCTGTACATGGGAACGCTTGCCTCGACGTATCCGGCGCTCTTTCCCACGAACAGCCGCACGACGAATCTCGGAGTCTCATACAACATCTCCATCGCGATCTTCGGAGGCACCGCTCCGCTCGTCATCGACGCCCTCATTCGCGCAACAGGGAATGAGTTCGCCGCCGCGTTTTATCTCATCGGCATGTCGGTCGTCGGACTCGTCGCAGTGATCATTCTGCGAGAGAGTGCGCGGCAGCCGCTCAAGGGCTCAGAGCCCAACGTCGAGACTGAACGTGAAGCGCACATTCTCAATGCGGAGCGATCCGGGCGCGGCTGA
- a CDS encoding BMP family lipoprotein, whose amino-acid sequence MSRRPFARFAALAAASALILTGCGQAPEPDAGAGDEKGADYCARMVTNSGGLEDRSFNQSSWEGLEQAQEKFGIDAQAIVSKTPSDLEPNVEQAVDTGCRLIVTVGWELAEYTQAAAEANPDRHFAIVDEQLEGDNITSVVFNTAEAAFLAGYLAAGVSETGTVGTFGGGNQPPVTLFMDGFVDGVAHYNEVHDADVEALGWDKDAQDGQFTGDFEDVNKGKATAESLIHQGADVIMPVAGQVGEGAAAAAADSDGVSIIWVDNDGYETLPEEYRPLVLTSVLKKTQDAVTDIVKRDLDGELTNEPFVGTLENGGVDIAPFHDMEDAVGDDLAAEIDELRQQIIDGDVEVTSPSSPTA is encoded by the coding sequence ATGTCTCGTCGACCCTTTGCCCGATTCGCTGCGCTCGCCGCAGCATCCGCCCTCATTCTGACCGGCTGCGGGCAGGCGCCCGAACCCGACGCCGGAGCAGGCGACGAAAAAGGCGCCGACTACTGCGCTCGCATGGTGACGAACTCGGGCGGGCTTGAAGACCGGTCGTTCAACCAGTCGAGCTGGGAGGGCCTCGAGCAGGCGCAAGAGAAGTTCGGCATCGACGCTCAGGCGATCGTGTCGAAGACACCGAGCGACCTCGAGCCCAACGTCGAGCAGGCCGTCGACACCGGATGCCGGCTTATCGTGACCGTCGGATGGGAGCTCGCCGAGTACACCCAGGCGGCCGCAGAGGCCAACCCCGACCGCCACTTCGCAATCGTCGATGAGCAGCTCGAGGGCGACAACATCACGTCCGTCGTCTTCAACACGGCCGAAGCGGCGTTTCTCGCGGGATACCTCGCGGCGGGGGTCAGCGAGACAGGCACTGTCGGCACGTTCGGCGGCGGAAACCAGCCTCCCGTGACGCTGTTCATGGACGGCTTCGTCGACGGCGTCGCCCACTACAACGAGGTCCACGACGCCGACGTTGAGGCACTCGGGTGGGACAAAGACGCCCAGGACGGCCAGTTCACCGGTGACTTCGAAGACGTCAACAAGGGCAAGGCCACGGCTGAGTCCCTCATTCATCAGGGCGCTGACGTGATCATGCCCGTTGCGGGTCAAGTCGGCGAGGGGGCAGCGGCTGCGGCGGCCGATTCGGACGGCGTGTCGATCATCTGGGTCGACAACGACGGCTACGAGACGCTGCCCGAAGAGTACCGCCCGCTTGTTCTGACGAGCGTGCTCAAGAAGACACAGGATGCTGTCACCGACATCGTGAAGCGCGACCTCGACGGCGAGCTCACGAACGAGCCGTTCGTCGGAACGCTCGAGAACGGGGGAGTCGACATCGCCCCATTCCATGACATGGAGGATGCCGTCGGCGACGACCTCGCCGCCGAGATCGACGAGCTTCGCCAGCAGATCATCGACGGCGATGTTGAGGTGACGTCACCCAGCTCACCGACGGCATGA
- a CDS encoding arginase family protein, with protein MSQSPRTFEIIGAPYDGASTLGIPGSRYAPGAIRRALEWITMRVEHGEVYSLESGELHQAPKLIDGGDAEVIAHDLESTLVNTSARLGESIRGGNVPILLGGDDCFLYAGSRGLHDGTDDGSVAVIHFDAHLDVMDENEQQGRHSQSSGMRRSLELPRASRNHSIQVGLRHFNFPSSRRYVVTDGPAQITARAFDEIGSRAVAERILERIAGAAHVHLSFDIDAIDPAHAPGAGASEPGGITSRQAIDVVSALAPHCDSFAVTEVNPMTDHRDMTSTLAAYLCYYFAVFGQVKNQL; from the coding sequence ATGTCACAATCACCGCGGACCTTCGAGATCATCGGGGCGCCCTACGACGGCGCGTCGACTCTGGGCATTCCAGGATCTCGATACGCGCCGGGAGCGATCCGTCGCGCCCTTGAGTGGATCACGATGCGCGTCGAGCACGGCGAGGTCTATTCCCTCGAAAGTGGCGAGCTGCACCAAGCCCCCAAGCTCATCGACGGCGGAGATGCGGAGGTGATAGCTCACGACCTTGAATCGACACTCGTCAACACGAGCGCACGCCTGGGCGAAAGCATTCGCGGAGGCAACGTTCCGATCCTTCTCGGCGGGGACGACTGCTTTCTCTACGCGGGCAGCCGCGGGCTGCATGACGGCACCGACGACGGAAGTGTCGCTGTCATCCACTTCGACGCCCACCTCGACGTCATGGACGAAAACGAGCAGCAGGGGCGGCACAGTCAGTCGAGCGGTATGCGCCGATCACTTGAGCTCCCGCGGGCGAGCCGCAACCACAGCATCCAAGTCGGGCTGCGACATTTCAACTTCCCTTCTTCGCGCCGCTACGTCGTCACTGATGGCCCGGCACAGATCACAGCGCGCGCCTTTGACGAAATCGGCAGCCGGGCAGTCGCGGAGCGAATTCTCGAGCGAATTGCGGGCGCCGCCCACGTGCATCTGAGTTTCGACATTGACGCGATTGACCCGGCTCACGCGCCCGGTGCCGGAGCATCGGAGCCGGGCGGCATCACCTCGCGCCAAGCCATCGACGTTGTCAGTGCCCTCGCCCCGCACTGCGATTCGTTTGCGGTGACGGAGGTAAATCCGATGACTGACCACAGGGACATGACGTCGACCCTCGCCGCCTACCTCTGCTACTACTTCGCCGTCTTCGGACAGGTGAAGAACCAGCTCTGA
- a CDS encoding cytidine deaminase, with amino-acid sequence MTDADSIDWGRLRDAASAAMSNAYVPYSKFPVGAAAYASDGRIVTGCNVENASYGVGLCAECGLVSNLAMTGGGQLVAFACVNGNGETLMPCGRCRQLLFEHSAPGMLLDTVSGIRTIDEVLPDAFGPRQLDEFSR; translated from the coding sequence GTGACCGACGCAGACTCGATCGACTGGGGGCGGCTTCGGGATGCCGCATCCGCCGCCATGAGCAATGCCTACGTTCCGTACTCGAAGTTCCCCGTCGGCGCTGCGGCATACGCGTCAGACGGTCGCATCGTCACGGGGTGCAACGTCGAGAACGCGAGCTACGGCGTCGGCCTGTGCGCCGAATGCGGTCTCGTCTCGAACCTCGCGATGACCGGCGGAGGCCAGCTCGTTGCCTTCGCCTGCGTCAATGGCAACGGAGAGACGCTCATGCCGTGCGGGCGCTGCCGCCAGCTGCTGTTCGAGCACTCGGCGCCCGGGATGCTGCTCGACACCGTCTCGGGAATCCGCACGATCGACGAGGTGCTTCCCGACGCGTTCGGCCCGCGCCAGCTCGACGAGTTCAGTCGCTGA
- a CDS encoding ABC transporter permease, with product MTDVETAKKPDEAPRSNQLASQIMNSSTVMTVLAVVISLVVGAVLIAVTDSKVQATAGYFFARPTDMLAAIWDAVSGAYIALFNGAIYNTNRDSFLGGIKSITDTLHHATPLIAGGLGVALAFRAGLFNIGGRGQMLVAAGAAGWVGFSFHLPVWIHLPLAVIAGIAAGALWGGLVGYLKARTGAHEVILTIMLNYVAFYLISWMLRTPGLLQAPGTVNPESAPILPSAILPPIFGDRYNLHAGFILVILATVFVWWLLNRSNLGFKFRAVGENPNAARTAGINVKSMYIWAMLIAGGLMGIAGVSQVLGTITSGFSSGIDAGIGFDAITVALLGRSTPWGTFAAGVLFGAFKAGGYAMQAGEGIPIDIVLVVQSVIVLFIAAPPLVRSIFFIPKPGSRGSKRNTPNVSKEVAAK from the coding sequence ATGACCGACGTCGAGACAGCAAAGAAGCCAGACGAAGCCCCGCGGTCGAACCAGCTCGCGTCGCAGATCATGAACAGCAGCACGGTCATGACCGTGCTCGCCGTGGTGATCTCGCTCGTCGTCGGTGCCGTGCTGATCGCCGTGACCGACAGCAAGGTCCAAGCGACCGCCGGATACTTCTTCGCCCGGCCGACGGACATGCTCGCCGCGATCTGGGATGCCGTCTCCGGCGCCTACATTGCGCTCTTCAACGGCGCGATCTACAACACCAACCGCGACTCGTTCCTCGGCGGAATCAAGTCGATCACAGACACGCTCCACCACGCGACGCCGCTTATCGCGGGCGGGCTCGGCGTGGCGCTCGCGTTCCGCGCCGGCCTGTTCAACATCGGCGGTCGCGGTCAGATGCTCGTTGCCGCGGGCGCGGCAGGCTGGGTCGGCTTCTCGTTCCACCTGCCCGTTTGGATTCACCTTCCGCTCGCGGTCATCGCGGGTATTGCCGCCGGCGCGCTGTGGGGCGGACTCGTCGGATACCTGAAGGCACGCACGGGAGCCCACGAGGTGATCCTCACGATCATGCTCAACTACGTGGCGTTCTATCTGATTTCGTGGATGCTGCGCACGCCCGGCCTGCTTCAGGCGCCGGGAACCGTCAATCCCGAATCGGCGCCCATTCTGCCCAGCGCGATCCTTCCGCCGATCTTCGGGGACCGGTACAACCTGCATGCCGGATTCATTCTGGTCATTCTCGCGACGGTGTTCGTGTGGTGGCTGCTCAACCGGTCGAACCTCGGCTTCAAGTTCCGCGCCGTCGGTGAGAACCCCAATGCCGCGCGCACCGCGGGCATCAACGTCAAGAGCATGTACATCTGGGCGATGCTGATCGCGGGTGGCCTCATGGGCATCGCGGGCGTCTCGCAGGTGCTCGGCACGATCACGAGCGGCTTCAGCTCGGGCATCGATGCCGGAATCGGATTCGACGCCATCACCGTCGCCCTTCTCGGCCGCAGCACACCGTGGGGCACCTTCGCGGCCGGCGTGCTGTTCGGAGCGTTCAAGGCCGGCGGCTATGCCATGCAGGCCGGCGAGGGCATTCCCATCGACATCGTCCTCGTCGTGCAGTCGGTCATCGTTCTCTTCATTGCCGCACCGCCGCTCGTGCGTTCGATCTTCTTCATTCCGAAGCCGGGGTCGCGCGGTTCCAAACGCAATACCCCCAACGTCTCGAAGGAGGTGGCGGCGAAGTGA